CTCTACCGAGAGGCAGTGCTGATAATTCGCCGCAAACTGATAACATGCTGGCAACTGTTACAGCGTTGGCCAGCACTTGAGCAAACAGCATTTGTCGGAAAATTTCCATCGATTCTCTGTACCGAGCCTTTGAAACAAATCCACTAATGAGAGCAGTCCAAGTGACCACATTTGATTTTACCTTCAAATCATCTCCTGAATTGTCCAAACGAAGAAACACTGAAAAAGCCTCATCACACAATCCTGCCTGAGCATAGGACGATATCAATGCATTCCAGCTAACTATGCTCTTTGACTTCAGTCCTAAGAACAAATACTCTGCATTTTCTACATTTTTGTTTTTCCCGTACATACTTATAAGTGCATTCCTCACAAATACATAGTTCTCAAAACCGGCGGTGATTACATACCCATGCAAAATCTCACCTTTAATGCATACTTTCAACTCAGCACATGTTGATATGACAACAGCGATAGATTCAGCGGTTGCAATAATCCCTTTTTCTCTCAGCAAAACAAAAAATTCCCATGCCTTATCATTCTGGCTACACCTAGCAAAACTTGAGAGCAACGAGGTCCATGTCACCGAATTCGGCTGCAAACCCTCTTCCTCCATCCTACAGAACATCTCAAATGCACTACTGCAGtcaaatttttttgtaaaaccgGACACCATGATATTCCAAGAAACACAATTTCTCACAGACATTCTATCAAATAGCTTAGATGCAATATCCATCTGTCCAATCTCCCCGTACATTCCAACAATTCATTACTAACATACACATTGTTAAAAAAGCCTGTACTTATTACATGGCAATGAACACTTCTGCATAGTTTTATATCGCCCTTCATCCCACACGCCCTTACAATCAACGGGAAACCAAACCCATCAGGCTGAATATTAAGGTCACGCATACGGCCATAAAACTTCAGCGTTTCTTTGTATCTCGAATGGGAAATGTTAGCACGCAGTATTGAGTTCCAGAAAAATGGGTTACAAAAGTAATCCACGGGAGCAGAAGCAAACACCTTTTGCGCATCATTTATGAGGGAGAGTTTGGAGTAAACAGAAATAAGTCTAGCCGACAAGAATGCCGAACATAACGAGGTAAGTATAACCTGTGAGTGGATTTGTTTAACAGGTTGTTCAAGATTAGAGCTTTCGCTGATGCTGAGAAGCCGGTTGAAAAAATCAACTTCATCGTGTAAGTGTGCTTGAGTTTTGTAAGATGAGCGAGGGTTATATGAGAATTTGGAGAAATAAGTAACGAATTGTATTGCGGAAACGAAACGATTTTTGAGATGAGGAAGGAAGATCATGAAGCCAAAacctacaaaataaaaaataaaaatataaaaaatcttCCATTTGCGCCAATTAATTTCAATAGAAGCATAGTCAGAAACAGAAGTAGTGCCATAGTCACATCCAGAAATAGTTTGTTcaacataaatattaaatattcttatttttggCGAGATCCGACTCATTGATTCCCATTCAGATCTCTTTTGCTTCATACTAGCCTTAGCATCTCCAAAGAATTTATGATCTGGCTCAGGTTCATGCcaataaaatttcataatacATGACAGATTCTCACATAATTGCATGGAAAACATGGTTAACATTATTGGCTAGCCTTGGGACCGTTGTCCCATAAAAGCAACATGCATGCAGGGGTAGCCATTTATCGATCATTCCATGCTGCCGAAGCAGGCTTCGGCGGATTGTGAAAGAAAATGTCGAGGAGCTCCTCAATTGTAGTGAACAGGTTTGGATACACCACAAAAGCCTCGATATCATCCTCCCAGATCTCAAAATTCATTGTCAACCCTTTCACAATACACTGTGAATGATGGACACTGGTGTGTTCGGTGGATCTGGCAAAGCTGCACATATAGTTTCGGCCTTTTAAGATATTTTCAAATGTCTGAATTATGTAAACAGGATATCTTAAGCTTACTGTTTGAGAGTGTCACAATTTCTTGTTCCAGTACGTGAATCTTGTTAAAACTCCTGCCTGTTTTCTTCTCCCACAGAGAGATCAATTCAAGCTGTGATATTATGTTGGTTCTTGGTCTGAATATTAGCACCCCATTGCATGCTTTGGGATCGGTTGCCACTTTGATCGTATAGATCTATTGGAGCATAGAAGAATATTCTGTGTATATATGTCATGCTAAATCAGTGGAGGTAATTAGAGCTCTTTGGAAAACGTTGTCCGTGACATGTATggcaaccaaaataattctGGCAGGATCTTCCAAATTCACAGAGAGATTGTAAATCTTCACCCATGATAGGAAGTCATTCGTAAGTTTGTTAGGGAGTTTGAAGAGTTTGTAGAACGAGCTGGAGATTTATAGACCTCTTGACGCAGCTATTTTGCGGAAGAGAACAGAGGAGGACCATATTTTTCAGCTATTGGCTAGTTTTAATCCTGATTTTGAGGATCTAAGGGGTCATATTCTAATAAATACTGATTTACCTTCCTTCAAGAAACAAAATTATTTCTCCAAAACTCctcttctttttattttaactagtatttaacccgtgcATCTTTAactagtatttaacccgtgcgatgcacgggCTGATATTTTTTCTAATTAATGATTAAAATTAGAAAGTATGATAATATGTTTCACTTTTTCCATAACATGACTGTTAATCAAAATGAAATGTATATTGTTTTCATATACATATAGATCTTAACAATGAAATACtgaattaatattataaaaaatattgtacaaTTGCGTCGTTGCACTTGTTATTATTAAGTGTAGGTATAATATAGAAAAATCCAATGATGTCAtggtttttctttaatttacctagttaaaaataaaaatatggcaaACTCAACGGTTTTGCACGAAACAGCATTCGTTTGAATATATAAGAATATGAAATAAttctttatataaaaaataaaacataattgcaagttgaataattttatactcacgggtcgtattttgtgattcatccgtgaaaaaatattattttttatgctaaaagttttactttttattgtgaatttcacagataaagattcgtgagaccgtctcaccaGATATTTACTTAATCGAATTTGTGTGGAGCCTTTGGTCCCTTTCCGCAAGTATCTCTTATTGGCTAGCGATATCTGAATTAATCTAAAATTACAACGGGCAACTCGATATATTTTGATAGTTATATTAATTTATCATAACTTTTAAAATATAGTATGAATTTATA
This genomic interval from Primulina eburnea isolate SZY01 chromosome 16, ASM2296580v1, whole genome shotgun sequence contains the following:
- the LOC140816766 gene encoding LOW QUALITY PROTEIN: putative pentatricopeptide repeat-containing protein At1g17630 (The sequence of the model RefSeq protein was modified relative to this genomic sequence to represent the inferred CDS: inserted 1 base in 1 codon); translation: MLTMFSMQLCENLSCIMKFYWHEPEPDHKFFGDAKASMKQKRSEWESMSRISPKIRIFNIYVEQTISGCDYGTTSVSDYASIEINWRKWKIFYIFIFYFVGFGFMIFLPHLKNRFVSAIQFVTYFSKFSYNPRSSYKTQAHLHDEVDFFNRLLSISESSNLEQPVKQIHSQVILTSLCSAFLSARLISVYSKLSLINDAQKVFASAPVDYFCNPFFWNSILRANISHSRYKETLKFYGRMRDLNIQPDGFGFPLIVRACGMKGDIKLCRSVHCHVISTGFFNNVYVSNELLXMYGEIGQMDIASKLFDRMSVRNCVSWNIMVSGFTKKFDCSSAFEMFCRMEEEGLQPNSVTWTSLLSSFARCSQNDKAWEFFVLLREKGIIATAESIAVVISTCAELKVCIKGEILHGYVITAGFENYVFVRNALISMYGKNKNVENAEYLFLGLKSKSIVSWNALISSYAQAGLCDEAFSVFLRLDNSGDDLKVKSNVVTWTALISGFVSKARYRESMEIFRQMLFAQVLANAVTVASMLSVCGELSALPLGREIHGHCFRRLMDTDILVINGLINMYMKCGSLWTGHSLFLKMIYRDINSWNTIISGYGMHGFGQSAQKMFDQMLDSGIQPDEVTFVAILSAFSHSGLVAEGCALFDRMTCDFQIEPQLEHYACMVDLLGRAGLLEEASDILKSMPMEPNKPVWGALLNACKMHKNTHVAAETAPQIFNLSSEVTGSYMLLSNLYADSGRWDESAKVRLSAKTRGLRKIPGQSWIEVNKKSRAFAAGKSLNSEIEELHGVLQDLNLHMVIESRVSKGMLRTEAEVKEGYTW